The Paracholeplasma brassicae genome includes the window TTCAAACACTAAAAAAAGTAAAAAAGAACGACCGAAAAGGCGAATACTATTTAACGGATATTGTTGAATTGATGCACCAAACACATAAGGTAAATACATTTACGGTACGTGATCCGCGTGTGACGATGGGCATTAACGACTTATACAACATTTCAATTGCAGAAAAGATTCTTAGAGATCACATTAATAAGTCTCACATGTTAAATGGTGTTTCAATTATTAACCCTGAGACGGTGACTATCGGTCATGACGTCATCATCGAAGAAGGGGTATGGATTTATCCAAACTCAACGATTGTTGGGGATTCCATCATCAAAAAGTACGCGAAAATCGGACCGAATTCTGAGGTAAGAGACTCCATCATTGATGAGTACGCGGAAATTAGACACTCACTTGTCATTGATTCAAAGGTCGGTAAATACACGACCGTTGGACCATTTGCTCATTTAAGAGGCCACACAGACATTGGCGAACATAACCGAATTGGTAACTTCGTTGAAGTGAAAAATTCGACGACCGGTAAAGACACCAAAGCGGCACACCTATCCTACATTGGTGATGCAATCGTTGGTAACCGTGTCAACTTTGGTTGTGGCTCAATTACCGTCAACTACGATGGGGTAAACAAACACAAGACCAACATTGGTGATGACGTCTTTATTGGTTGTAACGTCAACATGGTTGCGCCACTGACGGTTTCAGATGAAGTGTTTATTGCCGCTGGGTCTACGGTAACCAAAGACATTCCTAAAGGATCGCTTTCTATCGCGAGAAACCAGCAAATCAATAAAGAAGATTACTACAAACATTTGATTAAACCAAAAAACGATAAATAAAATTAATTTGGTGTCTAGGCTTTTCGCTTAGGCATCTTTTTTTCTATTCAAACAAGCCCAGTCCTACGTTTAACTTAGAATGAAATTTAATGTTTCTTTAGCCCATCTATGGTAGAATTAGAGTAGACTGCAAGGGGGATTTAACGATGGCATTTAAAAGAAATAAATTACTAGATGATCTTCTAAAATTAAGAGAAGAACTTAGAATTAAACACACAACTGGCATAAAGGTACCTTCCATTTGTAGCGATGATGCATTGTTGGAAATGAGTAACGAACACCCGCTTAAAGAGAGTGATTTTTTAGCCATTCAAGGACTAGACTCGAATTTCATTGAGGTCTATGCGATTGATTTTTTAAGTGTGATCAAAAAACACAACAGTGAAAAATCTAAAACCGTCAAATTATCAAAAGAAGCCTATAAGGTCTTAGATCATTACAAAGACCGATTGTCCAATATATCAAGAACTAACCCAAATCTCTACATGGGACGCATTGATCAAATTAGAAGTTTTGATTTGGCATTTGAAGAAATCAAAGAAGAGCTTTATCACTTTGTTTCATCAAAGAAAAATCAATTGACGCTACCGCTTAAAGAATCTGAATACAAACACTTAGTTGTGCTACATAGAGAATTATTAAAAGACTATAAAGAAACAGGTGGTTATCATTTATACGTCGCTTATCCTTATGTCACAGGTATTTTTAAGAAAGATAACTTTACAATCAAAGCCCCGCTTTGTTATATTCCGGTGACACTTACAAGAAATAAGCAAACATTTACGATTGATCGTGATCTCTCAAAAGACATCACATTAAACCGTGACTTGTTACTTGCGGCTTCTAAGATCGCTAAGAATCAGGTTGATTTTGACATGCCATTTATAGATAATATATCTAAAAAAACGTTGAGCGAAATTATCTTGCCATTTTACAATAACCACGGCATTGAACTAAAAATTGACGACTTCAATCCGTTTATGCCATTTGTTAATGAACGAAAAGAATCTTTTTTTAAACGTAAGAAAGGTATCTTTGAAGTCCTGCCTTACGTTACCTTAGGCAGGTATCATCTGTATTCATCGATGATTCAAAAAGATATGGCTC containing:
- the glmU gene encoding bifunctional UDP-N-acetylglucosamine diphosphorylase/glucosamine-1-phosphate N-acetyltransferase GlmU, with the protein product MKKYALILAAGKGTRMKTELPKCAFPILGKPMIEYIVENLEKSQIDEIVTVVGHKKEVITDLLKERSTYAIQEEQLGTGHATLQAASLLEDKEGVTFILPGDMPLMEYPLMDKIIRSHEEMGNDLTIVSMMFDNPKGYGRVVRDEYGVVTSIVEEIDCNDAQKQIKEVNSSVYVVNNQALFQTLKKVKKNDRKGEYYLTDIVELMHQTHKVNTFTVRDPRVTMGINDLYNISIAEKILRDHINKSHMLNGVSIINPETVTIGHDVIIEEGVWIYPNSTIVGDSIIKKYAKIGPNSEVRDSIIDEYAEIRHSLVIDSKVGKYTTVGPFAHLRGHTDIGEHNRIGNFVEVKNSTTGKDTKAAHLSYIGDAIVGNRVNFGCGSITVNYDGVNKHKTNIGDDVFIGCNVNMVAPLTVSDEVFIAAGSTVTKDIPKGSLSIARNQQINKEDYYKHLIKPKNDK